In a single window of the Pontibacter russatus genome:
- a CDS encoding vitamin K epoxide reductase family protein: MFNQYHTNVRATIEFLSLLKVRVNNATVNENLQNHPDWPSLLCISDALSKWNIPNGAGKIDPINIDELPTPFMARTNNLGAPMVIVANVTDKKVQIYQKNYNKLVTKSKDDFIKTWNGIYLIAEPNEYSGEPNYEKNKRKTFLSSLIPIAALVLLVIVSFMLIRRVIETTGISAPSYILGVYLQYLIMLAGVVVTSFLVWYEIDKNNPFLKKVCTGIAKSDCSAIVTGNKSKLFGWLSWSELGLFYFMGGLLALLFAGSYVIHNIAVLAWLNILALPYIVFSIYYQWQVAKQWCMLCLAVQVLLLMGGINVIFNNFIFPSLQFSISIFINVIIIYLLPALIWYTLKPYIQGLQKAEDNKREYMRVKFNADIFNILLKKQKSIAIPTADGLGIDIGNPMATNTLIKVCSTYCGPCSKAHPKIEKLLEGNTNLKVKIIFTVSDKVHDPAVKPISHLLAIAEQANEATIQKALNDWYLPNAKDYERFAAHYPMNRELLNQSGKIDAMNKWCKSAGISYTPTIFINGYQLPDAYNIEDLQYFLLDSPTLGVE; encoded by the coding sequence ATGTTTAATCAATATCATACAAATGTTAGAGCTACAATAGAGTTTTTGAGTTTACTAAAAGTGAGAGTAAATAACGCAACAGTAAACGAAAATTTGCAAAATCACCCTGATTGGCCTAGCTTATTGTGTATAAGTGACGCCTTGAGTAAATGGAATATTCCTAATGGTGCTGGTAAAATTGATCCTATCAATATTGACGAATTGCCTACCCCCTTCATGGCACGTACGAACAACCTTGGAGCACCAATGGTTATAGTTGCTAATGTTACTGATAAAAAAGTACAGATATATCAGAAAAACTACAATAAACTTGTTACTAAAAGTAAAGATGATTTTATAAAAACATGGAACGGAATATACCTAATAGCCGAACCAAATGAATATTCTGGTGAACCAAACTATGAAAAAAACAAAAGAAAAACATTTCTAAGCTCTCTCATTCCTATAGCGGCTCTTGTCTTGTTGGTAATTGTTTCATTTATGCTTATTCGAAGAGTAATCGAAACAACTGGGATTTCTGCACCTTCTTATATATTAGGGGTTTATCTTCAATATCTTATTATGCTAGCAGGAGTGGTCGTTACAAGCTTCTTAGTTTGGTACGAGATAGATAAGAATAATCCTTTTCTTAAAAAAGTATGTACAGGTATTGCTAAAAGTGATTGTAGTGCAATAGTTACTGGAAATAAGTCAAAATTGTTTGGTTGGTTAAGTTGGAGTGAATTAGGACTTTTCTATTTTATGGGTGGCTTACTTGCGTTATTATTTGCAGGGAGCTATGTTATTCACAATATTGCTGTTTTAGCATGGTTAAACATACTTGCGTTACCCTATATCGTATTCTCCATTTATTATCAGTGGCAGGTAGCAAAACAATGGTGTATGCTCTGCCTTGCTGTACAGGTCTTATTGCTGATGGGCGGCATTAATGTCATTTTTAATAATTTTATTTTTCCATCTTTGCAATTTTCTATTTCTATTTTTATAAATGTTATAATTATATATCTGCTGCCAGCCTTGATATGGTATACACTTAAGCCATATATACAAGGCTTACAAAAAGCTGAGGATAATAAAAGGGAATACATGCGTGTAAAGTTTAATGCTGATATATTCAATATTCTTTTGAAAAAACAAAAATCCATAGCCATACCCACCGCCGATGGCTTGGGCATCGATATAGGAAACCCAATGGCAACAAATACACTCATTAAGGTATGCAGCACGTATTGCGGCCCCTGCAGTAAGGCACATCCCAAAATTGAGAAGTTATTAGAAGGAAATACTAACTTAAAAGTTAAAATTATATTTACTGTATCCGACAAAGTACATGACCCGGCAGTGAAACCAATCAGTCATTTATTAGCAATAGCTGAGCAAGCCAACGAGGCTACAATCCAAAAAGCACTAAACGATTGGTATCTACCAAATGCAAAGGATTATGAACGCTTTGCAGCCCACTATCCAATGAATAGAGAGTTATTAAATCAAAGCGGTAAAATTGATGCAATGAATAAATGGTGCAAGTCGGCAGGTATTAGTTACACCCCTACCATTTTCATTAATGGATATCAGCTTCCCGATGCTTACAATATTGAGGATCTACAATACTTTCTTCTTGATTCCCCTACTTTAGGGGTTGAATGA
- a CDS encoding IS3 family transposase, producing MRLLDERCLGGPTYGVLQMQDYLLDEGYQVNHKRVRKLLRLMCLQAIYPKKNLIRLG from the coding sequence ATGCGCCTCTTGGACGAGCGCTGCTTGGGCGGGCCCACGTATGGGGTGCTCCAGATGCAGGATTACTTGCTCGATGAAGGGTATCAGGTGAACCACAAGCGGGTGCGGAAACTGCTCCGGCTCATGTGCCTGCAGGCCATCTACCCCAAAAAGAACCTGATCCGGTTGGGCTAG
- a CDS encoding integrase core domain-containing protein, translating to MLREAIARHDKPEIVNSDQGSQFTCKEWVEYLKGEGISMDGKGRVLDNIYIERLWRALKRDYVYLHPALDRWKLYQGLKSFFGFYNHEKHHQGIGRRISVKLYKQQAALFWERASREPT from the coding sequence GTGCTGCGGGAGGCGATTGCCCGCCATGACAAGCCGGAAATAGTAAACTCCGACCAGGGCAGCCAGTTCACCTGCAAAGAGTGGGTGGAGTACCTGAAGGGAGAGGGCATCAGCATGGACGGCAAAGGCAGAGTACTGGACAATATTTACATTGAGCGGCTGTGGCGAGCACTCAAGCGGGACTATGTCTACCTGCACCCCGCCCTGGACAGATGGAAGCTGTACCAGGGGCTGAAAAGCTTCTTCGGCTTTTACAACCATGAGAAGCATCACCAGGGGATAGGGAGACGGATTTCGGTAAAGCTGTACAAGCAGCAAGCTGCATTATTTTGGGAGAGGGCAAGTAGAGAACCAACTTAG